The Pelmatolapia mariae isolate MD_Pm_ZW linkage group LG9, Pm_UMD_F_2, whole genome shotgun sequence genome has a segment encoding these proteins:
- the LOC134634627 gene encoding B-type lectin plumieribetin-like — protein MSRNFLSKNEELRRGDYLVSNNKQFKAIFQDDGNFVIYGWKPLWASDTYGSDAVRLCMQADCNLVMYNKCDTPRWSTNSYGPAANLCRLQLTDDGKLVVNRECEEIWCSEKSKGMK, from the exons atgagcagaaACTTCTTGTCCAAAAATGAGGAGCTCCGCAGGGGAGACTACCTGGTGTCCAACAACAAGCAGTTCAAAGCTATATTTCAG GATGATGGTAACTTTGTCATCTATGGCTGGAAGCCTTTGTGGGCTTCGGACACCTATGGATCAGATGCTGTCCGTCTGTGCATGCAGGCTGACTGCAACCTGGTCATGTACAACAAATGTGACACGCCTAGGTGGAGCACAAACTCTTACGGACCTGCCGCCAACCTGTGCCGTCTTCAACTGACTGATGACGGCAAACTGGTGGTGAACAGAGAGTGCGAAGAAATCTGGTGCTCTGAAAAGTCCAAAGGCATGAAGTGA
- the LOC134634638 gene encoding B-type lectin plumieribetin-like produces MSRNFLSKNDELRRGDYLVSNNKQFKAIFQDDGNFVIYGWKPLWASDTYGSDAVRLCMQADCNLVMYNKCDTPRWSTNSYGPAANLCRLQLTDDGKLVVNRECEEIWCSEKSKGMK; encoded by the exons atgagcagaaACTTCTTGTCCAAAAATGATGAGCTCCGCAGGGGAGACTACCTGGTGTCCAACAACAAGCAGTTCAAAGCTATATTTCAG GATGATGGTAACTTTGTCATCTATGGCTGGAAGCCTTTGTGGGCTTCGGACACCTATGGATCAGATGCTGTCCGTCTGTGCATGCAGGCTGACTGCAACCTGGTCATGTACAACAAATGTGACACGCCTAGGTGGAGCACAAACTCTTACGGACCTGCCGCCAACCTGTGCCGTCTTCAACTGACTGATGACGGCAAACTGGTGGTGAACAGAGAGTGCGAAGAAATCTGGTGCTCTGAAAAGTCCAAAGGCATGAAGTGA